In Selenomonas dianae, a genomic segment contains:
- a CDS encoding DHH family phosphoesterase, translated as MKITLEEAARMVADAQTVILTSHIRPDGDSVGSTLGLMHYLREQGKDARVLIDDEIPRIFGVLPGVEQIARPAEGARYTADLLIVCDVELKRTGAVLDAVDAVRVLNIDHHVTNDEEAEYLYLNPDDAATCEIMYDLIRAMDGGFSLDAATCFYTGIATDTGFFRFSNTTPHTMRAAADLIEIGVKPNIIAVAMEMKSYDEVMAQVRAIRNLEMFYDGRVAAVFIDEERAKDVTTTEGILDKLRVIEGTQVVFFMKWLEPDTYRVSMRSKGTNVSRIAQGFGGGGHIRAAGCTLHGSFDEAKKTILAAIGEELNR; from the coding sequence ATGAAGATCACATTGGAGGAAGCGGCGAGAATGGTCGCCGACGCACAAACCGTCATCCTCACCTCGCACATCCGTCCCGACGGGGACTCCGTCGGCTCGACGCTCGGGCTGATGCACTATCTGAGAGAACAGGGCAAGGATGCACGCGTATTGATCGACGATGAGATTCCCCGCATCTTCGGCGTTTTGCCGGGGGTGGAGCAGATCGCGCGTCCCGCCGAGGGGGCACGCTATACCGCCGACCTTCTGATCGTCTGCGATGTGGAGCTGAAACGCACGGGCGCGGTGCTCGATGCCGTCGATGCCGTGCGCGTGCTGAACATCGACCATCATGTGACGAACGACGAGGAGGCGGAGTACCTCTATCTGAATCCGGACGATGCTGCGACCTGCGAGATTATGTACGATCTGATTCGTGCGATGGACGGCGGTTTCTCACTCGATGCCGCGACCTGTTTCTATACGGGGATAGCGACCGATACGGGCTTTTTCCGCTTCTCGAACACCACGCCGCACACGATGCGTGCGGCGGCAGACCTCATCGAGATCGGTGTGAAGCCGAATATCATCGCGGTGGCGATGGAGATGAAATCCTACGATGAGGTCATGGCACAGGTGCGTGCAATCCGAAACCTTGAGATGTTTTATGACGGCAGGGTTGCGGCGGTCTTTATCGACGAGGAGCGGGCAAAGGATGTTACAACAACGGAGGGGATCCTCGACAAACTGCGCGTGATCGAGGGAACGCAGGTGGTCTTTTTCATGAAGTGGCTTGAGCCGGACACCTACCGCGTGAGTATGCGCTCAAAGGGCACGAATGTCTCGCGCATCGCGCAGGGATTCGGCGGCGGCGGGCACATCCGCGCGGCGGGCTGCACACTGCACGGCTCTTTTGACGAGGCGAAGAAAACCATCCTCGCGGCGATTGGGGAGGAGCTGAACCGTTAA
- a CDS encoding Rpn family recombination-promoting nuclease/putative transposase: MRMLKKDVPAEYAELIQKLRLIDDTFFNVCFDNYVEGMQLLLRIFFGRDDLVVKHVVTQQSTDNLYGRGVRFDVLAEDSEGKLYDCEVQRANEGAVPRRARYNSSMMDARELAKGEDFSKLPETWVIFITENDIYGEGFPLYHVERIIEELQRPFDDGAHILYVNGAKRDDTPLGRLMQDFFCENPQKMNYKELAQRADYFKAEAEGVHTMCELMEKFGERKLEEGRMEGRLEGRAEGRAEGRMEGRELGRIEGHREGMLDMVRSLFTLNVPIEVIEQSSGLTRTEILALQDAAVE, from the coding sequence GTGAGAATGCTGAAGAAAGATGTTCCTGCGGAATATGCGGAACTGATTCAGAAACTTCGTCTGATCGACGATACGTTTTTCAACGTATGTTTTGACAACTATGTCGAGGGAATGCAGCTCCTGCTGCGTATCTTCTTCGGACGCGATGATCTTGTTGTCAAACATGTCGTCACACAGCAGAGCACGGACAACCTCTATGGCCGCGGCGTGCGTTTTGATGTATTGGCGGAGGACAGCGAGGGAAAGCTCTACGACTGCGAGGTGCAGCGTGCCAACGAAGGAGCGGTTCCTCGTCGGGCACGTTATAACAGCAGCATGATGGACGCGCGAGAATTGGCAAAAGGAGAGGATTTTTCCAAACTGCCCGAAACATGGGTGATCTTCATCACGGAAAACGACATCTATGGAGAGGGATTCCCTCTGTACCATGTGGAGCGAATCATAGAGGAGCTTCAGCGACCGTTTGATGATGGTGCGCATATTCTTTATGTCAATGGCGCAAAACGCGATGATACGCCGCTTGGGCGATTGATGCAGGATTTCTTTTGTGAGAATCCCCAAAAGATGAATTATAAGGAACTTGCCCAAAGAGCGGATTACTTTAAGGCAGAAGCAGAGGGGGTACATACCATGTGCGAACTGATGGAAAAATTCGGCGAGAGGAAATTGGAAGAGGGACGTATGGAGGGACGCCTTGAGGGACGTGCCGAGGGACGCGCTGAGGGACGTATGGAGGGACGTGAGCTAGGTCGCATTGAAGGACACCGTGAGGGAATGCTCGATATGGTGCGTTCTCTGTTTACGCTGAATGTTCCCATTGAGGTGATCGAGCAGTCGAGCGGCTTGACGCGCACGGAGATTCTGGCACTGCAAGACGCGGCTGTTGAGTAG
- the truB gene encoding tRNA pseudouridine(55) synthase TruB, translating into MDGFINVLKPTGLSSHDVIDIVRRIFKQKRVGHAGTLDPAAAGILPVALGRAARLVEYMEGADKSYRAEIAFGYATDTGDVYGEVVESVENPMLPSEEELRRVLGQFVGEIEQLPPAYSAIKVSGQRAYDLARQGAAVEIKARTVRIDRLELLRVDAARARILLDVDCAKGTYIRSLCTDIGATMGLPATMRFLLRTRVGGFTLDDSYTLEELAEAGADALRAPDTALDLPVYELDPQRVRAFYSGLSTSERRVELAEGVYRVYAEGVFLGIGRYDAAAHEMYPAKAFPPV; encoded by the coding sequence GTGGACGGATTCATCAATGTATTGAAACCGACGGGGCTTTCGTCGCACGATGTCATTGACATTGTGCGGCGTATTTTTAAGCAAAAACGCGTCGGTCATGCGGGGACGCTCGACCCTGCGGCGGCGGGAATCCTGCCCGTTGCGCTCGGACGTGCCGCGCGCCTCGTGGAGTATATGGAGGGCGCGGACAAGTCCTATCGTGCGGAGATCGCGTTCGGCTACGCGACGGACACGGGGGATGTGTACGGTGAAGTGGTTGAGAGCGTGGAGAATCCCATGCTTCCCTCGGAGGAGGAGCTGCGGCGTGTGCTCGGCCAATTTGTCGGAGAGATCGAACAGCTGCCGCCCGCCTACTCTGCGATCAAGGTCAGCGGACAGCGTGCCTATGACCTCGCGCGGCAGGGAGCGGCGGTGGAGATAAAGGCGCGCACGGTTCGCATTGATCGACTGGAACTCCTGCGCGTGGATGCAGCACGCGCACGGATTCTCCTCGATGTGGACTGCGCGAAGGGGACGTATATCCGCTCGCTCTGCACGGACATCGGTGCGACGATGGGGCTTCCCGCGACCATGCGCTTCCTCCTGCGCACACGCGTCGGCGGGTTCACGCTTGATGATTCGTATACGCTCGAAGAACTCGCAGAAGCAGGGGCGGATGCACTTCGTGCACCCGATACCGCGCTCGATCTGCCTGTGTACGAACTCGACCCGCAGCGCGTGCGGGCATTCTACAGCGGGCTCTCAACCTCGGAGCGGCGCGTGGAGCTTGCCGAGGGGGTCTATCGCGTGTATGCCGAGGGCGTTTTTCTCGGCATCGGACGCTATGATGCGGCAGCACATGAGATGTACCCTGCAAAGGCGTTCCCGCCGGTCTGA